ACTCCACTCCTGCAGATTTAATCTCAAGAGTAATTGAAATCAATCCAGAAATTGGGCACAAGCTTAAGATGGAGATTGAAAGACTTTCTCCTAAACTCATAATTAATCAAGTAAGAACACAGGCCGATATAGACATTGGCTTTTCAATGAAAATCATTTGTAGAAAATACTTTGGAATCAATTTAGACTATGTTGGATTTCTCGATTACGACGCCACTGTTTGGCAAAGTGTAAAACGAAGAAAACCTCTACTTATGGAATTCCCTAATTCTGCTCTAGTTAATAATTTTGATAAAATTGTTCATAGACTTCTAAATATATCTTAAGGAAGAGGTAATATAATTGGAAAAGCAAAAAAACTATTATGATGTTCTCGAGATCCCTCCAACGGCTTCTCAAGAAGAAATACAACAAGGCTACGTTAGGGCTAAGAATGCTTACTCACTCGACTCTCTAGCTCTTTATTCCCTAATGACTAAAGATGAGTGTGACTCAATTCTAAATCTCATCGAAGAAGCTTATAGCATTATTAGTGATCCCATGAAGAGACAACAATACGATGAAGCTCGTGGGCTTAATAAAGATTTCAACTATCATGAAAGACTTAGAGCTTCCGATAATTTCAAACGTAATGATTCTCCAGACTCTAAGCTTGATGCTCAACTCGGAACAGACAAAACTCCAAACGAAGGTAATGTAAAAAGAATCGTTGCAAGTAAGAAGTTCGCTCTCGATTATCAAGAAAATCCTGAAATGGAAGAACGAATCACTCAAACAATTGACTATACAGGAGACTTTCTAAAGGAAGTTAGAGAGTACAAGAATGTTGATATTCTTAGAATGAGTGAGATGACAAAGGTCTCTAAGACATACTTAAAATATATTGAAGATGAAGCAATTACAAAACTTCCTGCGACCGTTTACGTTAGAGGTTTTGTTTATCAATATGCAAAGTGCTTAAAGCTAAATCCAGAAATGGTTGCTTCTTCATATCTAAATAGAATTAAAGAATTAAAAGGATAACCTATGCCTACTCCTCAAGATGGTGAAACATTTACTTTTACTATATCTGAGGAGGATAAAGAGAACTTTAAGCGTCTTGATCAATTCCTCTCTGAAAAGTTAGTAGATCAAAGTCGATCTTTTATAAAAATGCTCTATGAAAAAGGGCATATCACTTCTGAAAACTCCAAGAAGAAAATTGAATTAAAGAAATTTCCAGAGGTAGGAACAGTCATTAATGTTCTAGTTCCTCCTCCAGCACCTGCTGATGCTCAGCCCGAAAATATCCCTCTTGATATTCTCTTTGAAGATGAGCACCTTATCATTGTAAATAAAGTTGCCGGAATGGTTGTTCACCCTGCTCCTGGTAATTACACAGGAACCTTGGTCAACGCTATTCTCTTTCACTGCAAAGACTTAAAAGGAGTTGGAGATCAGAGAAGGCCGGGTATTGTTCATCGTCTCGATAAGGGAACTTCAGGTGTAATGGTGGTTGCCAAGAATCAAAAATGCCATGAGGGCCTTGTTGAACTCTTTAGCAGCCATGACATCGAAAGAAAGTATGAATGTATTGCTATGGGAAAGTCTTTTCCATCAGGCGGAAAACTCGAATCAAATATAGGAAGGCATCCTCAAAATAGATTGAAAATGTCAATCGATTCTAAAGTTGGTAAGCACGCTTTAACCCACTACCGCGTCTTATGTCAGTATGACAAAATTGCTCATGTTGAATTGAAACTTGAAACAGGAAGAACACATCAAATTAGAGTTCACTTAAGTCAACTACTGCATAGACCTATTCTCTGTGACTCTCTCTACGGAAATCCAAAAGAGCATCTGCAAAGAGTTGGACCTGACTTAGCTAAAATAATTGGAAAGTATGAATATCCCTTCTTACATGCAAAAGAATTGGGATTTATTCACCCTATTACAAAAGAGGAATTGAACTTCCAATCTCCTCCTCCAAAAATATTTCAAGAGATACTTCATCACTTAAATGGAAATTAAAATGATTCTTCCTCAGTACTCATATGAAACATTGGGATATGTATTTGAAGTCTGGGACCACCGACCAAAGATAGAAGGTCTCATTAGTGTTGATCAAGTCCACGGCAGCGCCATAAAAAATTTTCAAGAGATAGCCATAGACAGCGAGGCCGATGGAATTATATCCCTTGATGGCTCTCCAATGGCAATTAAAACAGCGGACTGTCTTCCCGTGGCCTTCATTTCTAAAAGTGGTACTGCATTAATACATGCTGGCTGGAAAGGTCTTGAAAATAAAATCCTTTTAAGCGACGACATAAGAGACTTAAATCCAATAAAAATTCTTATTGGACCACACATAAGAGCAGGTAGCTATGAAGTCTCGTTAGAGTTTACAAAGAATTTTCCAAATTCTAACAATTTTAAAGAGATTAACGGTAGAATACTATTTGATATGTCTAAAGAAGCTATAAATCAACTCGAAGAGTTCTACCCTCTGGCCGAAATAGTTGACTGCGAAATAGATACTTTTAACGATTCTCGTTTTTATAGTTATAGAAATGGTGACCTAGAAAAAAGAAATTGGAATATCTTAAGAAAAATATAGGAGAACAAATGGAAAAGAAATCATTCTACAAAAATGGGCCCTTCAATGCTCATATTATTTTAGGGGCCATCGCTATTGCAATGATTGGTGTATCAATTTACTTAACGAATCACTACTTCGGAGTAAAGTTTCCAACTAGTATTACTGATGCTTCAGGTATGTGTAATATAAACTCTTTCTTCAACTGTGATACGACAACCAACTCTCCGGCCTCTAATATTGCAGGTGTTCCTATTTCCATATTTGGAGTTTTAATCGGCGCATTCTTAATGGCAGGTTTTCTATTTAAAAATGAAGAAGTCGAAGGAACCAATCACCTTATTTTACTTGTTAATGGTGTTGGATGTTTAATTCTCTTTTTATACTCATTAATTGCTCTTGGTGGACTATGCCCAATGTGTACTGTCTATTACCTACTTTCTTGGGCAGCACTATTTATTTTCCATAAGTATAGCTCACACAGGTCTATAGGCATGAAGCCAATTGTGCTCTATTTTCTAATTACTCTCGCTACTTCAGGAACAACTTGGTTTTCAGTCAATCAGAAAGAAAATCAAATCAATCAAATAGCTTCATCTCTACTTGATCAATACTGGAAACTTCCTAATCTTGGAAAACCTGCAATTGATTCAGAGTTTAGAATCGCCTCTGCAAGCGACAACTTTACTGATGCTCCACTGCAGATCACATTCTTTTCAGACTTCCAGTGCCCCGCTTGTAAGGCCCTTTCTGATAATTCTCATGCTATCGCTTCAAAATATGCAGGTAAAATAAATATTCAATACATGTATTACCCTTTAGATCATAATTGTAACCCAAAGATGCAAAGACCACTTCATACGCTTGCCTGCCAAGCCGCCTACTTAACCACTTGCTTACCAAGTAAGTTTGGAAAAGTTCACGATGATATTTTCAAAAATCAAGCAACTCTCACTCAGAAATGGCTGAATGATTATGCTAAAAAAGAAAATGTATCCGAGTGTATGCAATCACCTGAAACAAAGAAGAAAGTACAAGAAATTATTTCAAGAGCTGAACCTTTCAATATCAACTCAACTCCAACTATGTTAGTAAATGGAGTTAAGATTGAAGGAGTACTTCCTCTTGATCAACTCTATATCATCCTTGATGATATTTTAGCGAAAGCAACAAAGTAAAAATATAGATGAGCAAGAAACGTAGAGAGATTCCAATATTTAAACTTCCAATCATAGAGACACATTGTCATCTTGATTACTTAAAGGAAGAAGAATTAAGTGAACTTCTCTCAAAGTCTCTTGCTCATGGTATTGAAAAAATAATGACTATCTCAGTCTCTCCAAACAATCTACAAACAGTTGTAGATATTGCAAATAATCACGACAATATTTTCTGTACTCAAGGAATTCACCCACACGATGCTAAAGAGTGGAGCAATGAGGCCGAGAAAATTATTCGCTCAAATTTAGGAAATCAAAAAGTTAAGGCCGTCGGAGAAATTGGGCTGGACTTCCACTACAATAAATCTGGAACCAAAGAACAGATAGAAGTTTTTAAGAAGCAATTAGAGATTGCCATTGAATTTGAAAAGCCTGTAGTGATTCATACAAGAGATGCTGACAAAGAAACAATGGAAATTCTAAAAGAATACGCCCCGAGAATGAAGAGAAAGGGTGTTATTCATAGCTTCACTTCCACCAAGGAACTTGCCCTTTGCGCACTAGACTTAGGTTTTCATCTTGGATTTAATGGAATTATTACCTTTAAAAATGCCGAAGATGTTCGAGACACTTTAAGAGTATGCCCAATCGAGAGAATTCTTCTTGAAACTGATGCACCTTTCTTAACACCTATTCCTTATAGAGGTAGAGAAAATGCTCCCTACTATCTCCCCTTTATTGCCGAAAAAGTTGCAGAAATTAAAGAAGTCGAGCTCGAAACTGTTCTAAAAACCTGCTATCAAAATTCAAAAGACTGCCTATCCCTGTAATTTCAATACATTACTCTCATATACATTATACACACTCCCTTTAGTCTTCTTCTAATTCTGCTAAAATGACGCATCTCTCCAACAGAAGTAGGATTTTAGTATGAGAAATGCGATTAAATTTTTAATTACACTAATGGCCCTAGGCCTCTTTAATATAACTCACGCCAAAGTGTTCTCGGCCAACGTCTTGGCGCCTAATCTTGTTGGGCAAACATCTGATGCCGAAAAAAATAGAGATCAGTGGGCAAAGTTCGAGAGCGATCTAGAAAAAATGAAAGAACTTGGTATCCAATCTATCTCTACTCATATTTGGTGGTCTCAAGTTGAAGTTCAAGATAATCAATTTGACTGGAGTTACTACAAGAAACTTTCTCAAATAATAATAGATAAAGAAATGAAGTGGTCCCCTATTATCTCATTTAATAGCTGCCGCGATGAAAAAGAAAATTGCAATATTGAATTACCAAAATGGGTTTGGAATAAGTATAAGAATAATGGAAGCGTAGAAGATATAAACGATTTAAAATTTATTTCTGATGACGGTACTATTTCTAATGAATTCATTTCATTTTGGGCCACGGACCTTGTCGCCACTGAATACAAAGAATTTATTCAATCCTTCGCTGACAATTTCAACAATCTAAACTCAAATATTTTAGAAATTATAATTTCACTTGGGCCAAGCGGAGAGCTTCGCTACCCAATTAACAACCTTGATGAGAGTAAGCCTCAAGCTTATTCAAACCTTGCAAAAGAATCATTTAGATCATTTATTAAATCTAAATATAAAACAATTGATAATGTAAATGCTGCTTGGGAAGTTGAGTTAGAAGCAATTAAAGATATTCAACCACCTATGAGTCAGCACTTCTTTTCCACCCAGGAGTATAAGAGTTCTTACGGAAAAGATTTCTATGATTGGTATAATACTTCTCTAGTTGAGCACGGTGTAATAATTTTAACAACTGCTATAAGAGTTCTAAATAGTGATAACTCTTCTTTTATAAATACTCCAATAGGAGCTGTTATTCCTGGATCTCTTTGGTCTTCAAATCCAGAAGCAAAGAGAGTCACGGAGTTAAATGCAGGCCTTATAAGATCAAGTGACGATATCTGGGGAGCAGGAAAATTGGCTTCTGGTTATGAGCATATCGTCGCAGGATTAAAAGAAGCCGCAACATTAACTAAGTTTGGTTTCTTTAACTTGCATTTAACAGCAATTGAAATGACTTCAGTAAAAGCTGAAAAAGGTGACGAAGAATCTACTCCAAATCTAGCTTTTGAAATCTCCAAACTCGCCAAAGAATCTAACCTTGGAATTCTAGGACAAAATCAATCTGTAAACGTTCTGGGTTCGAATAAGGCATGGGATAATATTTGGAATGCTATTCAAAATGCAAACTATACAGGTCTCACAATTAAGACCATGAGCGATATTTCAGAAAACCCTTTCGCTTATGATTTCTACAAGTGGATTATTGAAAATATGCACGAGTAATTCTCTCTAGAAAGGCAATTTTTTCCTCATTAAAATAAAAACCCATCCGAATAGTTAGGTATGAGAAAAACATACTTAACTATTATCCTAGTTCTTATATCAAGTAATATCCTCGCTAAGAGTGAATCGTTACCTGTTCATAGCTACATAGATACTGAGTTTGAAGCTATGTTTGAACTTAAAGTTTTTGAGTATCCAAAAATTATTCTAGATTGTCAGAGCTTTTTTCATCAATTAGTTGTCTATAAAGATATATCTGCTGGAGATGAAGTTAAAAGAAGTTTCCATCTAGACTTTGAGCAGTGTTACGCTGCCCATGAATTTCTCTACCAATCACAAGATGAGCGAAGACCTGTTTGCTTGACCTTAGATTTTGATGAAGGAGCAATTGCTTTTTCTAATGCTCCAATAGAAGAGTGTAAGTAAATATATTCTACTTCAAAAGATCCATTGCATTTGGATGAGACATCATCTTAGCTAGAAAACTCTTCATTAATTCTGTTTGCTCATTCTCTTTAGATTTCTGAGTTAGTATACTTGAAATTTCATTGTGTATTGTCTCTCTAACTTCAGAAGAGTCATCTATCTCCGTATGCGACTCACGCCTTAGGTTATTAATAACTTCAGTCTTTGAATTATCTCTCGCTATATTTGGCCCGTCATTAAAGAAAGCGTCTTTATCACCAATGTAATTTATATTCTTTTTTACGTTCTTTGGAATAATATCATTATCAAAGCCCACAGAATCTAATGTTACAAGTAAATCAACTTTTCTAAATCCATTAGCAAAAGTATTTAATTTATTGGAGATATTCACAACAGCATCACCACCAAGAGAGTGACCGATCAAAACAACAGGTTCATTCTTAGGTGTACTTTTAATTTCAGAAATTATTTTCTCTTCATCTTTCCAACTAAAATGCTCTGCCCCTTCTAACTCTTTCGCCATGGCAGCAAGCCCCTCATCATCAGAGCTTATTCCAGCAAGATGTAATCCACTTACGAAAATAACTCTCG
The sequence above is a segment of the Halobacteriovorax sp. JY17 genome. Coding sequences within it:
- a CDS encoding RluA family pseudouridine synthase, yielding MPTPQDGETFTFTISEEDKENFKRLDQFLSEKLVDQSRSFIKMLYEKGHITSENSKKKIELKKFPEVGTVINVLVPPPAPADAQPENIPLDILFEDEHLIIVNKVAGMVVHPAPGNYTGTLVNAILFHCKDLKGVGDQRRPGIVHRLDKGTSGVMVVAKNQKCHEGLVELFSSHDIERKYECIAMGKSFPSGGKLESNIGRHPQNRLKMSIDSKVGKHALTHYRVLCQYDKIAHVELKLETGRTHQIRVHLSQLLHRPILCDSLYGNPKEHLQRVGPDLAKIIGKYEYPFLHAKELGFIHPITKEELNFQSPPPKIFQEILHHLNGN
- a CDS encoding polyphenol oxidase family protein, with the protein product MEIKMILPQYSYETLGYVFEVWDHRPKIEGLISVDQVHGSAIKNFQEIAIDSEADGIISLDGSPMAIKTADCLPVAFISKSGTALIHAGWKGLENKILLSDDIRDLNPIKILIGPHIRAGSYEVSLEFTKNFPNSNNFKEINGRILFDMSKEAINQLEEFYPLAEIVDCEIDTFNDSRFYSYRNGDLEKRNWNILRKI
- a CDS encoding family 14 glycosylhydrolase is translated as MRNAIKFLITLMALGLFNITHAKVFSANVLAPNLVGQTSDAEKNRDQWAKFESDLEKMKELGIQSISTHIWWSQVEVQDNQFDWSYYKKLSQIIIDKEMKWSPIISFNSCRDEKENCNIELPKWVWNKYKNNGSVEDINDLKFISDDGTISNEFISFWATDLVATEYKEFIQSFADNFNNLNSNILEIIISLGPSGELRYPINNLDESKPQAYSNLAKESFRSFIKSKYKTIDNVNAAWEVELEAIKDIQPPMSQHFFSTQEYKSSYGKDFYDWYNTSLVEHGVIILTTAIRVLNSDNSSFINTPIGAVIPGSLWSSNPEAKRVTELNAGLIRSSDDIWGAGKLASGYEHIVAGLKEAATLTKFGFFNLHLTAIEMTSVKAEKGDEESTPNLAFEISKLAKESNLGILGQNQSVNVLGSNKAWDNIWNAIQNANYTGLTIKTMSDISENPFAYDFYKWIIENMHE
- a CDS encoding TatD family hydrolase translates to MSKKRREIPIFKLPIIETHCHLDYLKEEELSELLSKSLAHGIEKIMTISVSPNNLQTVVDIANNHDNIFCTQGIHPHDAKEWSNEAEKIIRSNLGNQKVKAVGEIGLDFHYNKSGTKEQIEVFKKQLEIAIEFEKPVVIHTRDADKETMEILKEYAPRMKRKGVIHSFTSTKELALCALDLGFHLGFNGIITFKNAEDVRDTLRVCPIERILLETDAPFLTPIPYRGRENAPYYLPFIAEKVAEIKEVELETVLKTCYQNSKDCLSL
- a CDS encoding helix-turn-helix domain-containing protein, with the protein product MEKQKNYYDVLEIPPTASQEEIQQGYVRAKNAYSLDSLALYSLMTKDECDSILNLIEEAYSIISDPMKRQQYDEARGLNKDFNYHERLRASDNFKRNDSPDSKLDAQLGTDKTPNEGNVKRIVASKKFALDYQENPEMEERITQTIDYTGDFLKEVREYKNVDILRMSEMTKVSKTYLKYIEDEAITKLPATVYVRGFVYQYAKCLKLNPEMVASSYLNRIKELKG
- a CDS encoding thioredoxin domain-containing protein; this translates as MEKKSFYKNGPFNAHIILGAIAIAMIGVSIYLTNHYFGVKFPTSITDASGMCNINSFFNCDTTTNSPASNIAGVPISIFGVLIGAFLMAGFLFKNEEVEGTNHLILLVNGVGCLILFLYSLIALGGLCPMCTVYYLLSWAALFIFHKYSSHRSIGMKPIVLYFLITLATSGTTWFSVNQKENQINQIASSLLDQYWKLPNLGKPAIDSEFRIASASDNFTDAPLQITFFSDFQCPACKALSDNSHAIASKYAGKINIQYMYYPLDHNCNPKMQRPLHTLACQAAYLTTCLPSKFGKVHDDIFKNQATLTQKWLNDYAKKENVSECMQSPETKKKVQEIISRAEPFNINSTPTMLVNGVKIEGVLPLDQLYIILDDILAKATK